One genomic window of Oryzias melastigma strain HK-1 unplaced genomic scaffold, ASM292280v2 sc01644, whole genome shotgun sequence includes the following:
- the LOC112139809 gene encoding receptor-interacting serine/threonine-protein kinase 3, producing MEDKLQPKRFNNDSLSEWTSIDKGAFGFVYKAWHEKMGHYVAIKLLNDVSLETTLLNEAKFQNVFSCQNVLRIYGIYEGTPPDEQVKQKGMVMEFMKRGSVKTLCKNLSGPPPFVLACRLIHEVALGMRFLHSEGFLHRDLKPQNVMLSDDLHAKLADFGLCVLSITSSNNQEGTSNQNEKRNAGSFKYMPPEAFNVDYKPARSFDVYSFAIFIWTILSGKEPYPIANENRVKKQVCKGQRPTLVDLSKKDTAEMKDFLDLMEKCWEGDPKKRPTFEEITPMVQKMYLKHEGEIHDEVCKVLKKLARKENVKKIN from the exons ATGGAAGATAAACTGCAGCCTAAAAGGTTTAATAATGACTCTTTGTCAGAATGGACTTCGATTGACAAAGGAGCCTTTGGCTTTGTGTATAAGGCCTGGCATGAGAAAATGGGACACTATGTGGCTATTAAACTACTTAATGATGTCAg tTTGGAGACAACGCTGTTAAACGAGGCTAAATTTCAGAATGTGTTCTCCTGTCAAAATGTCCTGAGGATTTATGGCATTTATGAGGGAACTCCTCCTGATGAACAAGTCAAACAAAAAGGAATGGTCATGGAGTTCATGAAAAGAGGATCTGTTAAGACTCTTTGCAAAAACTTGTCAGGTCCTCCACCGTTTGTACTTGCCTGCCGTTTGATCCATGAAGTGGCTTTAGGAATGCGTTTCCTTCACTCAGAGGGTTTCCTGCACCGTGACCTAAAACCACAGAATGTAATGTTATCTGATGATCTTCATGCCAag CTGGCAGATTTTGGTCTGTGCGTATTGTCCATCACTAGTAGCAACAATCAAGAAGGAACAtccaatcaaaatgaaaagcgCAATGCAGGCAGCTTTAAGTACATGCCACCTGAAGCTTTCAATGTAGATTACAAACCTGCTCGTTCTTTTGATGTGTATag CTTTGCTATATTTATATGGACCATCCTTTCTGGAAAAGAACCTTATCCAA tTGCTAATGAGAACAGGGTGAAAAAACAAGTCTGTAAAGGTCAAAGACCCACTCTTGTTGACCTATCAAAGAAAGATACCGCAGAAATGAAAGATTTCCTGGATCTAATGGAGAAGTGCTGGGAAGGTGATCCAAAGAAGAGGCCAACATTTGAAG AGATTACGCCCATGGTTCAGAAGATGTATTTGAAACATGAAGGTGAAATCCATGATGAGGTCTGCAAGGTTTTGAAAAAGCTGGCAAGAAAAGAGaatgtaaaaaagataaattga